One Cyprinus carpio isolate SPL01 chromosome A16, ASM1834038v1, whole genome shotgun sequence genomic region harbors:
- the LOC109106332 gene encoding neurexophilin-1-like: MDCFNAAWHGAISLGTAEVELWSSSLLRLKIDLSLIEIRVCLILLSQVRYAKGNSPLTARSPQLDRPKGTIKRPCADSDSTPDDSDQSPALLSSKLPQCPEQELLDWAPNLTEMHPFAQQSRKRVTAKSGKAKKMFGWGDFQCKVKSTSLDLLIAGKIVDHGNGTFSVYFRYNTTGGGNVSVELVPPSKVVEFDATTQQTVLHSVESRMFNCRVEHERVERGTKSTRCWNDPSHSCDQDQTHSHVSWLCSKPFKVICVYIYFCSLDYKLVQKVCPDYNYHSESPYLPYG, encoded by the exons AtggactgcttcaatgcggcgtggcatggagcaATCAGCctgggcactgctgag GTAGAACTATG GTCCAGCTCGCTCCTCAGACTGAAGATCGATTTGTCTCTAATCGAAATAAGAG tttgtctcattttgttgTCTCAGGTCAGATATGCCAAAGGAAATAGTCCTCTGACCGCAAGGTCTCCACAACTGGACAGGCCTAAGGGGACAATAAAGCGTCCATGTGCTGATTCAGATTCAACTCCTGATGATTCTGACCAATCCCCAGCCCTCCTGTCCAGCAAACTCCCGCAATGTCCTGAGCAGGAGCTTTTGGATTGGGCTCCAAACCTGACGGAGATGCACCCATTCGCCCAACAATCCAGGAAACGGGTCACAGCGAAAAGTGGAAAAGCTAAGAAGATGTTCGGCTGGGGAGATTTCCAGTGCAAAGTGAAGTCCACGAGCCTCGACCTGCTCATCGCAGGCAAGATCGTGGATCACGGCAATGGAACGTTCAGCGTTTATTTCCGATACAACACCACCGGAGGTGGAAACGTCTCCGTAGAGCTGGTTCCTCCAAGCAAAGTGGTGGAATTTGATGCAACGACTCAACAAACTGTTCTGCACTCGGTGGAGTCGAGGATGTTTAACTGCAGGGTGGAGCATGAGAGGGTGGAGAGAGGTACTAAAAGCACACGCTGCTGGAACGACCCGTCTCATAGCTGTGACCAGGATCAGACTCACAGCCATGTTTCCTGGCTCTGCTCAAAACCATTCAAAGTCATCTGTGTCTACATATACTTCTGTAGCTTGGACTACAAACTGGTGCAGAAAGTCTGTCCAGACTATAACTACCACAGCGAGTCTCCGTACTTACCTTATGGATGA
- the LOC109106331 gene encoding islet cell autoantigen 1-like isoform X2 — MEKGNQAISHFDHFLQNQESSVVNKFHQKYWKTKQTLIKVTGKKEDEHVVASDADLDAKLEVFHSVQRTCMELLKVIEQYQMRISLLSQEENELGRFLGSQGSQDKSHAGKIMQATGKALCFSSQQRLALRGPLGRLYQEVETFRYRAISDTWLTVNRMEQSRTEYRGALLWMKDVSQELDPDTHKQMEKFRKVQTQVRHTKTGFDKLKNDVCQKVDLLGASRCNLLSHVLTAYQTTLLHFWEKTSHTMAAIHESFKGCQTHEASVLGGSDQAAQKKVKKKTKAKAEDEETSQNTDETLISIEEETLSSNLMKTGNDDTFSGGQEKDGLSLLNEILGSSSLEDRGFSREWREVFGEDDPTGGSRAETQLPEEEPAFFLPSKLLDQNMKDLQSTVSGWTSAIPQNIPENSCVASQISSKSAVKDTSKDLSAWFNLFADLDPLSNPDAIGRTDEEHKLLNA; from the exons ATGGAGAAAGGGAACCA AGCTATTTCTCATTTTGATCACTTTCTCCAAAATCAAGAATCATCAGTGGTCAACAAGTTCCATCAGAAATACTGGAAAACCAAGCAAACACTGATTAAAGTCACAGGAAAGAAGGAAGATGAACATGTCGTTGCTTCTGATGCTGATCTGGACGCTAAACTGGAG GTGTTTCATTCAGTACAGAGAACATGCATGGAGCTCCTTAAGGTGATTGAACAATATCAAATGAGAATCAGCC TTTTGTCCCAGGAGGAGAATGAACTGGGTCGGTTCCTGGGTTCACAGGGCTCTCAGGACAAAAGTCATGCTGGAAAGATCATGCAAGCTACTGGGAAAGCTCTCTGCTTCTCTTCACAACAGAG ATTGGCGCTGCGAGGTCCGCTGGGCCGTCTGTACCAGGAGGTGGAGACGTTTCGTTACCGAGCCATTTCTGACACGTGGCTTACAGTGAACAGGATGGAACAGTCACGGACCGAGTACAGAGGAGCTCTGCTCTGGATGAAGGACGTTTCTCAGGAGCTCGACCCAGACACACACAAGCAGATGGAGAAGTTCCGTAAG GTTCAAACTCAGGTGCGTCATACCAAGACAGGTTTTGACAAACTGAAGAATGATGTCTGTCAGAAGGTTGATCTGCTCGGAGCCAGTCGCTGTAATCTGCTCTCACACGTCCTGACAGCCTATCAG ACCACACTGCTACATTTCTGGGAGAAAACCTCTCACACTATGGCTGCTATTCATGAGAGTTTCAAGGGCTGCCAGACTCATGAGGCTTCAGTGCTGGGG GGTTCAGATCAAGCTGCACAGAAAAAGGTAAAGAAGAAAACGAAGGCAAAAGCAGAAGATGAGGAGACGAGTCAGAACACAGATGAAAC GCTTATTTCAATTGAAGAAGAAACTCTGAGCAGTAACCTCATGAAAACAG GAAATGATGACACTTTCTCTGGCGGTCAGGAGAAGGACGGCTTGAGTTTGTTGAATGAGATCCTAGGCAGCAGTTCTCTGGAGGACAGGGGTTTCTCACGGGAATGGCGCGAGGTGTTTGGAGAAGATGATCCGACCGGCGGTAGCAGAGCAGAGACGCAGCTGCCCGAGGAGGAGCCCGCTTTCTTTCTGCCTTCCAAACTACTCGACCAGAACATGAAGGACCTACAGTCCACAGTCTCAG GTTGGACATCAGCCATTCCACAGAACATTCCTGAAAACTCATGTGTAGCAAGTCAAATCTCTTCCAAATCTGCAGTGAAAG ataCTTCCAAAGATCTCTCCGCTTGGTTCAATCTGTTTGCCGATCTGGATCCGCTGTCAAACCCGGATGCAATCGGCCGAACGGATGAGGAACACAAGCTACTGAACGCATAA
- the LOC109106331 gene encoding islet cell autoantigen 1-like isoform X1: MEKGNQAISHFDHFLQNQESSVVNKFHQKYWKTKQTLIKVTGKKEDEHVVASDADLDAKLEVFHSVQRTCMELLKVIEQYQMRISLLSQEENELGRFLGSQGSQDKSHAGKIMQATGKALCFSSQQRLALRGPLGRLYQEVETFRYRAISDTWLTVNRMEQSRTEYRGALLWMKDVSQELDPDTHKQMEKFRKVQTQVRHTKTGFDKLKNDVCQKVDLLGASRCNLLSHVLTAYQTTLLHFWEKTSHTMAAIHESFKGCQTHEASVLGGSDQAAQKKVKKKTKAKAEDEETSQNTDETLISIEEETLSSNLMKTGNDDTFSGGQEKDGLSLLNEILGSSSLEDRGFSREWREVFGEDDPTGGSRAETQLPEEEPAFFLPSKLLDQNMKDLQSTVSGWTSAIPQNIPENSCVASQISSKSAVKGKYDTSKDLSAWFNLFADLDPLSNPDAIGRTDEEHKLLNA, translated from the exons ATGGAGAAAGGGAACCA AGCTATTTCTCATTTTGATCACTTTCTCCAAAATCAAGAATCATCAGTGGTCAACAAGTTCCATCAGAAATACTGGAAAACCAAGCAAACACTGATTAAAGTCACAGGAAAGAAGGAAGATGAACATGTCGTTGCTTCTGATGCTGATCTGGACGCTAAACTGGAG GTGTTTCATTCAGTACAGAGAACATGCATGGAGCTCCTTAAGGTGATTGAACAATATCAAATGAGAATCAGCC TTTTGTCCCAGGAGGAGAATGAACTGGGTCGGTTCCTGGGTTCACAGGGCTCTCAGGACAAAAGTCATGCTGGAAAGATCATGCAAGCTACTGGGAAAGCTCTCTGCTTCTCTTCACAACAGAG ATTGGCGCTGCGAGGTCCGCTGGGCCGTCTGTACCAGGAGGTGGAGACGTTTCGTTACCGAGCCATTTCTGACACGTGGCTTACAGTGAACAGGATGGAACAGTCACGGACCGAGTACAGAGGAGCTCTGCTCTGGATGAAGGACGTTTCTCAGGAGCTCGACCCAGACACACACAAGCAGATGGAGAAGTTCCGTAAG GTTCAAACTCAGGTGCGTCATACCAAGACAGGTTTTGACAAACTGAAGAATGATGTCTGTCAGAAGGTTGATCTGCTCGGAGCCAGTCGCTGTAATCTGCTCTCACACGTCCTGACAGCCTATCAG ACCACACTGCTACATTTCTGGGAGAAAACCTCTCACACTATGGCTGCTATTCATGAGAGTTTCAAGGGCTGCCAGACTCATGAGGCTTCAGTGCTGGGG GGTTCAGATCAAGCTGCACAGAAAAAGGTAAAGAAGAAAACGAAGGCAAAAGCAGAAGATGAGGAGACGAGTCAGAACACAGATGAAAC GCTTATTTCAATTGAAGAAGAAACTCTGAGCAGTAACCTCATGAAAACAG GAAATGATGACACTTTCTCTGGCGGTCAGGAGAAGGACGGCTTGAGTTTGTTGAATGAGATCCTAGGCAGCAGTTCTCTGGAGGACAGGGGTTTCTCACGGGAATGGCGCGAGGTGTTTGGAGAAGATGATCCGACCGGCGGTAGCAGAGCAGAGACGCAGCTGCCCGAGGAGGAGCCCGCTTTCTTTCTGCCTTCCAAACTACTCGACCAGAACATGAAGGACCTACAGTCCACAGTCTCAG GTTGGACATCAGCCATTCCACAGAACATTCCTGAAAACTCATGTGTAGCAAGTCAAATCTCTTCCAAATCTGCAGTGAAAGGTAAATATG ataCTTCCAAAGATCTCTCCGCTTGGTTCAATCTGTTTGCCGATCTGGATCCGCTGTCAAACCCGGATGCAATCGGCCGAACGGATGAGGAACACAAGCTACTGAACGCATAA
- the LOC109106331 gene encoding islet cell autoantigen 1-like isoform X3 produces MNWVGSWVHRALRTKVMLERSCKLLGKLSASLHNRGLFKLLIKCDWFWNSSSSIGSFVSHCRLALRGPLGRLYQEVETFRYRAISDTWLTVNRMEQSRTEYRGALLWMKDVSQELDPDTHKQMEKFRKVQTQVRHTKTGFDKLKNDVCQKVDLLGASRCNLLSHVLTAYQTTLLHFWEKTSHTMAAIHESFKGCQTHEASVLGGSDQAAQKKVKKKTKAKAEDEETSQNTDETLISIEEETLSSNLMKTGNDDTFSGGQEKDGLSLLNEILGSSSLEDRGFSREWREVFGEDDPTGGSRAETQLPEEEPAFFLPSKLLDQNMKDLQSTVSGWTSAIPQNIPENSCVASQISSKSAVKGKYDTSKDLSAWFNLFADLDPLSNPDAIGRTDEEHKLLNA; encoded by the exons ATGAACTGGGTCGGTTCCTGGGTTCACAGGGCTCTCAGGACAAAAGTCATGCTGGAAAGATCATGCAAGCTACTGGGAAAGCTCTCTGCTTCTCTTCACAACAGAGGTCTCTTCAAGCTTCTAATCAAATGCGATTGGTTTTGGAATTCTTCTTCTTCGATTGGTTCATTCGTTTCTCACTGCAGATTGGCGCTGCGAGGTCCGCTGGGCCGTCTGTACCAGGAGGTGGAGACGTTTCGTTACCGAGCCATTTCTGACACGTGGCTTACAGTGAACAGGATGGAACAGTCACGGACCGAGTACAGAGGAGCTCTGCTCTGGATGAAGGACGTTTCTCAGGAGCTCGACCCAGACACACACAAGCAGATGGAGAAGTTCCGTAAG GTTCAAACTCAGGTGCGTCATACCAAGACAGGTTTTGACAAACTGAAGAATGATGTCTGTCAGAAGGTTGATCTGCTCGGAGCCAGTCGCTGTAATCTGCTCTCACACGTCCTGACAGCCTATCAG ACCACACTGCTACATTTCTGGGAGAAAACCTCTCACACTATGGCTGCTATTCATGAGAGTTTCAAGGGCTGCCAGACTCATGAGGCTTCAGTGCTGGGG GGTTCAGATCAAGCTGCACAGAAAAAGGTAAAGAAGAAAACGAAGGCAAAAGCAGAAGATGAGGAGACGAGTCAGAACACAGATGAAAC GCTTATTTCAATTGAAGAAGAAACTCTGAGCAGTAACCTCATGAAAACAG GAAATGATGACACTTTCTCTGGCGGTCAGGAGAAGGACGGCTTGAGTTTGTTGAATGAGATCCTAGGCAGCAGTTCTCTGGAGGACAGGGGTTTCTCACGGGAATGGCGCGAGGTGTTTGGAGAAGATGATCCGACCGGCGGTAGCAGAGCAGAGACGCAGCTGCCCGAGGAGGAGCCCGCTTTCTTTCTGCCTTCCAAACTACTCGACCAGAACATGAAGGACCTACAGTCCACAGTCTCAG GTTGGACATCAGCCATTCCACAGAACATTCCTGAAAACTCATGTGTAGCAAGTCAAATCTCTTCCAAATCTGCAGTGAAAGGTAAATATG ataCTTCCAAAGATCTCTCCGCTTGGTTCAATCTGTTTGCCGATCTGGATCCGCTGTCAAACCCGGATGCAATCGGCCGAACGGATGAGGAACACAAGCTACTGAACGCATAA